From Bifidobacterium longum subsp. longum JCM 1217, one genomic window encodes:
- the frr gene encoding ribosome recycling factor, translating to MSLIDQAKEQMAKTVENTKENFSGIRTGRANPALLNGITVDYYGAPTPIKAVASIGVPEPRTLSVTPFDASQAGAVEKALRNSDLGISPNRDGNVIRLTMPELTEDRRKEYVKLAKGKAEDGKVAVRNIRRKTKETIDKAVKDGEMGEDEGDRLLKDLDKVTKSVTDEIDTLLETKQKEIMEV from the coding sequence ATGTCTCTTATCGACCAGGCCAAGGAACAGATGGCCAAGACCGTGGAAAACACCAAGGAAAACTTCTCCGGCATCCGCACCGGTCGCGCAAACCCGGCCCTGCTCAACGGCATCACCGTGGACTACTATGGTGCCCCCACCCCGATTAAGGCCGTCGCCTCCATCGGCGTTCCCGAACCGCGCACCCTGTCCGTCACCCCGTTTGACGCTTCCCAGGCCGGTGCCGTCGAAAAGGCCCTGCGCAACTCCGACCTCGGCATCAGCCCGAACCGTGATGGCAACGTCATCCGTCTGACCATGCCGGAACTCACCGAGGATCGTCGTAAGGAATACGTCAAGCTCGCCAAGGGCAAGGCCGAGGATGGCAAGGTCGCCGTGCGCAACATTCGCCGTAAGACCAAGGAAACCATCGACAAGGCCGTCAAGGACGGCGAGATGGGTGAGGACGAAGGCGATCGCCTGCTGAAGGATCTTGACAAGGTCACCAAGTCCGTTACCGACGAGATCGATACTCTGCTGGAGACCAAGCAGAAGGAGATCATGGAGGTCTGA
- the rlmN gene encoding 23S rRNA (adenine(2503)-C(2))-methyltransferase RlmN: MTTQHPDTPETGITPGGTSGAFRDVLSKDHARRGKPPLHFVDMTPEQRVEKAAELGLPKFRVKQLANHYFGHFDVNAAEFTDFPAAKRSEAAAAFFPRLITEVTRQVADEGTTIKTLWKLFDGSLIESVLMRYPTRTTLCISSQVGCGMDCPFCATGKLGLTRNMSTGEIIEQVRVAAKMMRDGEVAGGEGRLSNIVFMGMGEPMGNYNSVLSAVRQISAMPPEGFGISARNITVSTVGVVPGIKKLTAEGIPVRLAVSLHAPSDELRDELVPMNKRFNTKQVLDAAHDYWLASKRRVSIEYALMRGINDQAEHAQLLAKRLNHYGDNWAHVNPIPLNPIEGSKWTASKPEDEQRFLEILHRAGITATLRDTRGQDIDGACGQLAAKER; the protein is encoded by the coding sequence ATGACCACACAGCATCCTGACACTCCGGAAACCGGCATTACTCCCGGCGGCACATCAGGTGCCTTCCGTGACGTGCTATCCAAGGACCATGCCCGCCGTGGTAAGCCGCCGCTGCACTTTGTGGATATGACGCCCGAGCAGCGCGTCGAGAAAGCGGCCGAACTCGGATTGCCGAAGTTCCGAGTCAAGCAGCTCGCCAACCATTACTTTGGCCATTTCGATGTGAATGCCGCCGAATTCACTGATTTTCCGGCAGCCAAGCGCAGCGAGGCCGCCGCCGCGTTTTTCCCGCGGCTCATCACCGAGGTGACCCGCCAAGTGGCGGACGAAGGCACCACCATCAAGACCTTGTGGAAGCTGTTCGACGGCTCCCTCATCGAATCGGTGCTTATGCGATACCCGACCCGCACCACGCTGTGCATCTCCTCGCAGGTCGGCTGCGGCATGGACTGCCCGTTCTGCGCCACCGGCAAGCTTGGCCTGACCCGTAACATGTCCACCGGTGAAATAATCGAACAGGTGCGTGTGGCCGCCAAGATGATGCGCGACGGCGAAGTGGCCGGGGGAGAGGGCCGCCTGAGCAACATCGTGTTCATGGGCATGGGCGAGCCGATGGGCAACTACAACTCCGTGCTGTCCGCCGTACGACAGATTTCCGCCATGCCTCCCGAAGGCTTCGGCATTTCCGCGCGCAACATCACCGTATCCACGGTGGGCGTGGTCCCCGGCATCAAGAAGCTCACTGCCGAAGGCATTCCCGTGCGTCTGGCCGTTTCCCTGCATGCCCCCAGCGACGAACTGCGTGACGAGCTGGTGCCGATGAACAAGCGTTTCAATACCAAGCAGGTGTTGGATGCCGCGCACGATTATTGGCTGGCCTCCAAGCGCCGCGTCAGTATCGAATACGCGTTGATGCGCGGCATCAACGACCAGGCCGAGCATGCGCAGTTGCTGGCCAAGAGGCTTAACCATTACGGCGACAACTGGGCCCACGTCAACCCGATTCCGCTCAACCCCATCGAGGGCTCGAAGTGGACCGCCTCCAAGCCGGAAGACGAACAGCGGTTCCTGGAGATCCTGCACCGCGCGGGCATCACCGCCACACTGCGTGACACCCGCGGTCAGGATATTGACGGCGCCTGCGGCCAGCTCGCTGCCAAGGAGCGGTAG
- a CDS encoding AMP-dependent synthetase/ligase encodes MREHVEEPRYVTTDDDTVYSLLSKRAARTPDDIIAEWQDDNTHQWRSATATEMLSRVREVAKGLLGLGVKAGTMVLIYSPTCYEWGVADFACAAIGAVVVPVYETDSARQTAGIVEEVDPAIAFAGDFQRAQTLEQIRVNHPGMKYVFNFKADGLDAVVDFGHGVSDETLDAAIARIKADDLLTVVYTSGSTGKPKGAMLSNRNYTHIVLNGYEILRGMLYDDNRLLLFLPLAHCFARYIQYVCIGGCGVVGYIPDAKRLLADIRSFKPTYLLGVPRVFEKVYNAASQKAGAGIQGHIFAQSVKHFVKWSKDEQAGRGHSFIERMRHSFYMATVGKSIRSALGPNLKWLACGGAPLNVDLAHFFNGMNDITFIQGYGMTETAAPMLVNWEDDNEIGSVGKPGPGMGVRLGEDDEIELTGPNVFLGYYKQPELTAQTMTADGWIKTGDLGRIDDRGFTFITGRKKDIIITAGGKNISPAPMEDVIDTCPIVAHAVVVGDGKPFVSALIELDPEMLHSWLEGQGLNADMTLAEASDNDAVRAFIQQYIDQANANVSRAESVRKFAVLDEEFSQEHGTLTPSMKVVRPKVLQRYATVIEEDLYAPKPSNKPLPATAKIIDSTLETVKKSSESVKQASEQVKQASEQMKTSVSDSIASVSEKIKKSKAEPEEGETGDSADNADNAADTGSKPDRPADEKNEE; translated from the coding sequence ATGCGTGAACATGTAGAAGAACCCAGATATGTCACCACCGATGACGACACCGTCTACTCGCTGCTGTCCAAACGAGCAGCTCGCACGCCGGATGACATCATCGCGGAATGGCAGGATGACAACACCCACCAATGGCGCAGCGCCACAGCTACTGAAATGCTGTCCCGCGTACGCGAGGTGGCCAAGGGCCTGTTGGGACTTGGCGTCAAAGCCGGCACCATGGTGCTGATTTACTCGCCTACCTGCTATGAGTGGGGTGTGGCTGATTTCGCTTGCGCGGCAATCGGCGCTGTGGTTGTGCCCGTCTATGAGACCGATTCCGCCCGTCAGACCGCGGGCATCGTCGAGGAAGTCGATCCCGCCATCGCCTTTGCCGGCGACTTCCAGCGCGCACAGACGCTTGAGCAGATCCGTGTCAATCATCCGGGCATGAAATACGTGTTCAATTTCAAGGCCGATGGCCTTGACGCTGTCGTTGACTTCGGGCATGGCGTATCCGATGAGACGTTGGATGCGGCTATCGCTCGTATCAAAGCCGATGATCTGCTCACCGTGGTCTACACCTCCGGTTCCACCGGCAAGCCCAAGGGCGCGATGCTCTCCAACCGCAATTACACGCACATCGTGCTTAACGGCTACGAGATTCTGCGTGGCATGCTGTACGACGACAACCGTCTGCTGCTGTTCCTGCCGCTGGCGCACTGCTTCGCCCGCTACATCCAGTACGTGTGCATCGGTGGCTGCGGCGTGGTCGGATACATTCCCGACGCCAAGCGACTGCTCGCCGATATCCGCAGCTTCAAGCCCACCTACCTGCTGGGCGTGCCACGTGTGTTCGAGAAGGTGTATAACGCGGCCTCGCAGAAGGCTGGTGCCGGCATCCAGGGGCATATCTTCGCCCAGTCGGTCAAGCACTTCGTCAAGTGGAGCAAGGATGAGCAGGCCGGTCGCGGCCATTCGTTCATCGAGCGCATGCGCCATTCGTTCTACATGGCCACGGTAGGCAAATCCATTCGTTCCGCTCTCGGACCGAACCTCAAATGGCTGGCCTGCGGTGGTGCGCCGCTCAACGTGGATTTGGCCCACTTTTTCAACGGCATGAATGACATCACCTTCATCCAGGGTTATGGCATGACCGAAACCGCCGCTCCGATGCTCGTCAATTGGGAGGACGACAACGAGATCGGTTCGGTCGGCAAGCCTGGGCCTGGCATGGGCGTGCGTCTTGGCGAAGACGATGAAATTGAGCTGACCGGCCCGAACGTGTTCCTTGGCTACTACAAGCAGCCCGAACTCACCGCACAGACGATGACTGCCGACGGCTGGATCAAAACCGGCGATCTGGGTCGTATCGACGACCGCGGCTTCACCTTCATTACCGGACGCAAGAAGGACATCATCATCACCGCCGGCGGCAAGAACATCAGCCCCGCCCCGATGGAGGATGTCATCGACACCTGCCCGATCGTGGCTCATGCAGTAGTAGTCGGCGACGGCAAGCCGTTCGTGTCCGCACTTATCGAGCTCGACCCCGAAATGCTGCATTCCTGGCTGGAAGGTCAGGGCCTCAATGCCGACATGACACTCGCCGAGGCCAGCGACAACGACGCGGTGCGCGCCTTTATCCAGCAGTACATCGACCAGGCCAACGCCAATGTCTCCCGCGCTGAGTCCGTGCGCAAATTCGCGGTGCTGGATGAGGAATTCAGTCAGGAGCACGGCACGCTCACCCCGAGCATGAAAGTGGTGCGTCCCAAGGTATTGCAGCGCTACGCCACCGTCATCGAGGAGGATCTGTACGCGCCCAAGCCATCCAACAAGCCGCTGCCCGCCACTGCCAAGATCATCGACAGCACGCTGGAGACCGTCAAGAAATCCTCCGAATCGGTCAAGCAGGCGTCCGAACAGGTCAAACAGGCCTCGGAACAGATGAAAACCAGCGTGTCTGATTCGATTGCTAGCGTGTCGGAGAAGATCAAGAAGTCGAAGGCCGAACCCGAAGAGGGCGAGACCGGCGATTCCGCCGACAATGCCGACAATGCCGCTGACACCGGCAGCAAGCCGGACCGGCCGGCTGACGAGAAGAACGAGGAGTAA
- the tsf gene encoding translation elongation factor Ts — translation MAAITAALIKQVREDTGAGMLDVKKALTEAEGDVARAKEIIRAKGIAAAGKREGRKAQEGTIASKVVETANGETGYAVELNSETDFVAKTPKFVEFTEEVLGYAVDADANSADELLEAKAGDTTVKLAVEEAAALFGEHVKVGQFAKISGEHVEVYAHKKSAEMPPSIVAMIATDKAGAAVAHEAALQISAMGAKWLTREDVPADVVESERRVATEKSLAEGKPEKIVPKIVEGRLNAFFKEVVLLEQPFVKDPSKTVGDLFKEVGGNATAFARVEVGKGEEE, via the coding sequence ATGGCAGCAATTACCGCCGCACTGATCAAGCAGGTTCGTGAAGACACCGGCGCCGGCATGCTCGACGTCAAGAAGGCTCTGACCGAAGCCGAAGGCGACGTCGCCCGCGCCAAGGAAATCATCCGCGCCAAGGGTATCGCCGCAGCCGGCAAGCGTGAAGGCCGCAAGGCTCAGGAAGGCACCATCGCCTCCAAGGTCGTCGAGACCGCCAATGGCGAGACCGGCTACGCCGTCGAGCTGAACTCCGAGACCGACTTCGTGGCCAAGACCCCGAAGTTCGTCGAGTTCACCGAGGAAGTTCTCGGCTACGCCGTGGACGCCGACGCCAACTCCGCTGACGAGCTGCTCGAGGCCAAGGCTGGCGACACCACCGTCAAGCTGGCTGTCGAAGAGGCCGCCGCCCTGTTCGGTGAGCACGTCAAGGTCGGCCAGTTCGCCAAGATCTCCGGCGAGCACGTCGAAGTCTACGCTCACAAGAAGTCCGCCGAGATGCCGCCGAGCATCGTCGCCATGATCGCCACCGACAAGGCCGGCGCCGCCGTGGCTCACGAAGCTGCTCTGCAGATCTCCGCCATGGGCGCCAAGTGGCTGACCCGCGAGGACGTTCCGGCCGATGTGGTCGAGTCCGAGCGTCGCGTGGCCACCGAGAAGTCCCTGGCCGAGGGCAAGCCGGAGAAGATCGTTCCGAAGATCGTCGAAGGCCGTCTCAACGCTTTCTTCAAGGAAGTCGTGCTGCTTGAGCAGCCGTTCGTCAAGGACCCGTCCAAGACCGTCGGCGACCTGTTCAAGGAAGTCGGTGGCAACGCCACCGCATTCGCTCGTGTCGAGGTCGGCAAGGGCGAAGAGGAGTGA
- the pyrH gene encoding UMP kinase: MTDSDNPRRVLLKLSGEAFGGGKVGIDTQVIRRIAEEIVPAVQQGVQVAIVVGGGNFFRGAELQQAGIDRSRGDYMGMLGTVMNCLALQDFLEQEGQATRVQTAITMGQVAEPYIPLKAIRHLEKGRVVIFGAGAGMPYFSTDTVSIQRSLEIHCDEVLMGKNGVDGVYTADPRKDENAKRFETLSYNRALVDNLAVMDASALSMARDNKKRIRVFGLEEPGNVTRALVGDEIGTLVSTAESRVAE, encoded by the coding sequence ATGACTGATAGCGACAATCCGCGCAGAGTTCTGCTCAAGCTGTCCGGCGAAGCATTCGGTGGTGGCAAGGTCGGCATCGATACCCAGGTGATTCGTCGCATTGCCGAGGAGATCGTTCCGGCCGTACAACAGGGTGTGCAGGTGGCCATCGTGGTCGGCGGCGGCAACTTCTTCCGCGGTGCCGAACTGCAGCAGGCCGGTATCGATCGTTCCCGTGGCGACTACATGGGTATGCTCGGCACGGTGATGAACTGCCTCGCTCTACAGGACTTTCTGGAGCAGGAGGGGCAGGCCACCCGCGTGCAGACCGCCATCACCATGGGACAGGTCGCCGAGCCGTATATTCCGCTCAAGGCCATCCGTCACCTTGAAAAGGGTCGCGTGGTGATTTTCGGCGCCGGTGCCGGCATGCCGTACTTCTCCACCGACACGGTTTCCATCCAGCGTTCCCTCGAAATCCACTGCGACGAGGTACTTATGGGTAAGAACGGCGTCGACGGCGTCTACACCGCCGACCCGCGCAAGGACGAGAACGCCAAGCGTTTTGAAACCCTGAGCTACAATCGCGCCCTCGTGGACAATCTGGCCGTCATGGACGCCTCCGCACTGTCCATGGCCCGCGACAACAAGAAGCGCATCCGCGTCTTCGGCCTCGAAGAGCCGGGCAACGTGACCCGCGCCCTCGTCGGCGATGAAATCGGCACGCTGGTCTCCACCGCCGAATCGCGCGTGGCCGAGTAA
- a CDS encoding GuaB3 family IMP dehydrogenase-related protein — protein sequence MSQEIEIGLGKKGRLGYALDDVAIVPSRRTRDPEDVSTSWQIDAYEFDVPVIGAPMDSVTSPATAIAMGKMGALGVLDLEGLWTRYEDPTPLLDEIAGLPADQATERIQQIYAEPVKPELITQRLHEIRAAGVTVAGALSPQRTQQFYSTVVDAGVDLFVIRGTVVSAEHVSSGQEPLNLKKFIYDLDVPVIVGGASNYTAALHLMRTGAAGVLVGFGGGAVSATRQTIGVQAPMATAIADVAEARRDYMDESGGRYVQVIADGGMGDSGSFVKALALGADAVMLGAPLARATEAPGKGTHWGSEARHQTLPRGYRTTVGTVGPLEQVLFGPSHQADGKTNFIGALKRAMASTGYVDVKNFQRCGMVVNPYSAR from the coding sequence ATGTCTCAGGAAATTGAAATCGGTTTGGGCAAAAAAGGCCGTCTCGGCTACGCACTCGACGATGTGGCAATCGTCCCCTCCCGTCGCACCCGCGACCCCGAGGACGTCTCCACCTCTTGGCAGATCGACGCCTATGAGTTCGATGTGCCGGTGATCGGCGCCCCCATGGATTCGGTGACCAGCCCGGCCACCGCCATCGCCATGGGCAAGATGGGTGCGCTCGGCGTGCTCGATCTGGAAGGTCTGTGGACCCGTTACGAGGATCCGACCCCGCTGTTGGACGAAATCGCCGGACTGCCGGCCGATCAGGCCACCGAGCGTATCCAGCAGATCTATGCCGAGCCGGTCAAGCCGGAGCTCATCACGCAACGTCTGCACGAGATTCGCGCCGCCGGTGTCACCGTGGCCGGCGCGCTCTCCCCGCAGCGCACCCAGCAGTTCTACTCCACCGTGGTGGACGCGGGCGTGGACCTGTTCGTGATCCGCGGCACTGTGGTCTCCGCCGAGCACGTCTCCTCCGGCCAGGAACCGCTGAACCTCAAGAAGTTCATCTACGACCTTGACGTGCCTGTCATCGTCGGCGGCGCATCCAACTACACCGCTGCCCTGCACCTGATGCGCACCGGCGCGGCCGGCGTGCTCGTCGGCTTCGGCGGCGGCGCGGTCTCCGCCACCCGCCAGACCATCGGCGTGCAGGCCCCGATGGCCACCGCCATCGCCGACGTGGCCGAGGCCCGCCGCGACTACATGGACGAATCCGGCGGCCGCTACGTGCAGGTCATCGCCGACGGCGGCATGGGCGACTCCGGCAGCTTCGTCAAGGCCCTGGCCCTCGGCGCCGACGCGGTCATGCTCGGCGCGCCGCTGGCCCGCGCCACCGAGGCCCCCGGCAAGGGCACCCACTGGGGTTCCGAAGCCCGCCACCAGACGCTGCCGCGTGGCTACCGCACCACGGTCGGCACGGTCGGCCCGCTCGAACAGGTGCTGTTCGGACCGAGCCACCAGGCGGACGGCAAGACCAACTTCATCGGCGCCCTCAAGCGCGCGATGGCCTCCACCGGCTACGTCGACGTGAAGAACTTCCAGCGTTGCGGCATGGTGGTCAACCCGTATTCCGCACGATAA
- a CDS encoding type 1 glutamine amidotransferase domain-containing protein, giving the protein MAVENSKVLIIVNNWGIEETELTRPLRDLKAAGAKVTLAATTLDPCETVQHDRYEGETLTPDARLSDVQAADYDLLVVPGGTCNVDRIRVNEDAITLAQEFAHEGKPIAAICHGAWLLVNAGLVAGKTAAPCRYIAADIENAGGHYVDEQLHVDDANGFKLITSRKPDDLDYFVGAIKDALK; this is encoded by the coding sequence ATGGCTGTCGAAAACAGCAAGGTACTGATCATCGTCAACAACTGGGGTATCGAGGAGACCGAGCTGACGCGCCCGCTGCGCGATCTCAAGGCCGCCGGCGCCAAGGTGACGCTTGCCGCCACTACCTTGGACCCGTGTGAGACGGTGCAGCACGACCGCTACGAAGGTGAAACGCTGACCCCGGACGCGCGCCTGTCCGACGTGCAGGCTGCCGACTACGACCTGCTGGTGGTGCCCGGCGGCACCTGCAATGTGGATCGTATCCGCGTCAATGAGGATGCGATCACGCTGGCGCAGGAGTTCGCGCACGAAGGTAAGCCGATCGCCGCGATCTGCCATGGCGCGTGGCTGCTGGTCAACGCGGGTCTGGTGGCTGGCAAGACCGCCGCGCCCTGCCGCTATATCGCCGCTGATATCGAGAACGCGGGCGGCCATTACGTCGACGAGCAGCTGCACGTGGACGACGCCAACGGCTTCAAGCTCATCACGTCCCGCAAGCCCGACGATCTGGACTACTTCGTGGGCGCAATCAAGGATGCGCTGAAGTAG
- the hisF gene encoding imidazole glycerol phosphate synthase subunit HisF, with amino-acid sequence MSLAVRVIPCLDVDAGRVVKGVHFDNLKDAGDPVELAAEYYRQGADEITFLDVTASSSHRNTMIDVVSRTAEQVFIPMTVGGGVRTPEDVDSLLRCGADKVGVNTAAINDPSLISRVADRFGNQVLVLSVDARREKGEQHTQSGFEVTTMGGRKSTGIDAIWWVKRAEQLGAGEILLNSMDADGTKEGFDLEMIRAVRKEVKIPIIASGGAGKVEDFPPAIEAGADAVLAASVFHYGILTIADVKAELKKHGYTVR; translated from the coding sequence ATGTCGTTGGCGGTACGAGTCATCCCGTGCCTGGACGTTGACGCCGGTCGCGTGGTGAAGGGTGTGCATTTCGATAACCTCAAGGACGCGGGTGACCCGGTGGAGCTGGCGGCCGAATACTACCGTCAGGGAGCCGACGAGATCACCTTCCTGGATGTGACCGCATCCAGCTCCCACCGCAACACGATGATTGACGTGGTCTCCCGCACCGCCGAACAGGTGTTCATCCCAATGACTGTGGGCGGCGGCGTACGCACGCCCGAGGACGTCGACTCACTGCTGCGCTGCGGTGCAGACAAGGTCGGTGTCAACACGGCGGCCATCAACGACCCGTCGCTTATCAGCCGTGTGGCCGATCGTTTCGGCAACCAGGTGCTGGTGCTCTCCGTGGATGCCCGCCGCGAAAAGGGTGAGCAGCATACGCAGTCCGGTTTTGAGGTCACCACGATGGGTGGCCGCAAATCCACCGGTATTGATGCCATCTGGTGGGTCAAGCGCGCCGAGCAGCTTGGCGCCGGCGAGATTCTGCTTAACTCGATGGACGCCGACGGCACCAAGGAAGGCTTTGACCTCGAGATGATTCGCGCCGTGCGCAAGGAAGTCAAGATTCCGATCATCGCCTCCGGCGGTGCCGGCAAGGTCGAGGACTTCCCGCCCGCCATCGAAGCAGGTGCCGACGCGGTGCTGGCTGCATCCGTGTTCCATTACGGCATCCTGACTATCGCCGATGTCAAGGCGGAACTCAAGAAGCACGGCTACACCGTTCGCTAA
- the def gene encoding peptide deformylase, which yields MAIREIRVVPDPVLRTPCDEIKEITPAVRRLVDDLLETVDDPGRAGLSANQIGVSLRAFSYNIDGKVGYVLNPVLEEKSGEQYGDEGCLSVPGLWYKTRRADYARVRGIDLDGNEVVLEGSGLMGRMLQHECDHLDGHVYLDRLEKEERREALRYMRNRQAK from the coding sequence GTGGCCATCCGTGAGATCAGGGTCGTGCCCGACCCAGTCCTGCGCACCCCCTGCGATGAGATCAAGGAAATCACCCCGGCCGTGCGCCGCCTGGTTGACGACCTGTTGGAAACCGTGGACGATCCGGGCCGAGCGGGCCTGTCCGCCAACCAGATCGGCGTGAGCCTGAGGGCCTTCTCCTACAACATCGACGGCAAAGTCGGCTACGTTCTGAACCCCGTACTCGAGGAGAAGTCCGGCGAGCAGTATGGCGATGAAGGTTGTCTGTCCGTGCCCGGCTTGTGGTATAAGACCCGTCGTGCCGACTACGCTCGCGTGCGTGGCATCGACTTGGACGGCAACGAGGTCGTGCTCGAGGGCTCCGGGCTGATGGGCCGTATGCTTCAGCACGAATGCGACCACCTCGACGGCCACGTGTATTTGGATCGCCTGGAAAAGGAAGAACGCCGCGAAGCCCTGCGCTACATGCGTAATCGTCAGGCGAAGTAG
- the rpsB gene encoding 30S ribosomal protein S2, giving the protein MAQITMSDMLKAGLHFGHQTRRWNPKMKQFILTQRNGIHIINLFKSLDMIDKAYDFIKTTVAHNGTVLFVGTKKQAQEAIANQATRVNMPYVSERWLGGMLTNFQTVSKRVNRLKELEEMDFTDVHGSGLTKKELLLLEREKDKLNKQLGGIRNMNRTPSAMFVVDITKEALAVEEAHKLGIPVVAIVDTNADPDTVEYPIPANDDAIRGIELLTSLMADAVAEGLLERSGANKAEGEAAEQPMAAWEKELLTNEAPAEASAEAAAPAAAEGETAEAPKAE; this is encoded by the coding sequence ATGGCTCAGATCACTATGAGCGATATGCTGAAGGCTGGCCTGCACTTCGGCCACCAGACCCGTCGTTGGAACCCGAAGATGAAGCAGTTCATCCTCACCCAGCGCAACGGCATCCACATCATCAACCTGTTCAAGTCGCTCGACATGATCGACAAGGCGTACGACTTCATCAAGACCACCGTGGCCCACAACGGCACCGTGCTCTTCGTCGGCACCAAGAAGCAGGCTCAGGAAGCTATCGCCAACCAGGCCACCCGCGTGAACATGCCCTACGTCTCCGAGCGTTGGCTCGGCGGCATGCTGACCAACTTCCAGACCGTCTCCAAGCGCGTCAACCGCCTCAAGGAACTTGAGGAAATGGACTTCACCGACGTGCACGGTTCCGGCCTGACCAAGAAGGAGCTCCTCCTGCTCGAGCGCGAGAAGGACAAGCTCAACAAGCAGCTGGGCGGTATCCGCAACATGAACCGCACCCCGTCCGCGATGTTCGTCGTCGACATCACCAAGGAAGCCCTGGCTGTTGAGGAAGCTCACAAGCTGGGTATCCCGGTTGTCGCCATCGTCGACACCAACGCCGACCCGGACACCGTTGAGTACCCGATCCCGGCCAACGATGACGCCATCCGCGGCATCGAACTGCTGACCAGCCTGATGGCTGACGCCGTCGCCGAAGGTCTGCTGGAGCGCTCCGGCGCCAACAAGGCCGAGGGTGAAGCCGCCGAGCAGCCGATGGCCGCTTGGGAGAAGGAACTCCTGACCAACGAGGCTCCTGCCGAGGCTTCCGCTGAAGCCGCCGCTCCGGCTGCCGCCGAGGGCGAAACCGCCGAGGCCCCCAAGGCCGAGTGA
- a CDS encoding phosphatidate cytidylyltransferase: MERNEQPHEEAEETLDQINKKTGRNMPQAIATGAALVILIVACLLLSVDLFVLLVVVFMILALWELRVDFATVGLHLPVFMLWLCSSFTLIATYYSPYHLITMSLSIIVSIILVAIAASAKISVGNRLSLAVAGKLSNTDASARLESSFNHEGGEQHHSRLSHVAVSVLTVLYIPLLASCVIISLTFNGHPIAHAIMLVFLPALSDTGGLFAGAWLGKHKLSPRISPKKSVEGLVGSMLFAMAGAFAVFACTYDASKWATRWWVPIVAGILIGAVGTFGDLCASMLKRDIGIKDMGHLLKGHGGVMDRVDSILMSAPFTCALLWITGL; this comes from the coding sequence ATGGAACGCAACGAACAACCCCATGAAGAGGCCGAGGAGACGCTCGACCAGATCAACAAGAAGACCGGCCGCAACATGCCGCAGGCCATCGCCACAGGCGCGGCACTGGTCATCCTTATTGTCGCGTGCCTGCTGCTCAGCGTCGACCTCTTCGTGCTGCTGGTAGTCGTGTTCATGATTCTGGCGCTGTGGGAGCTCAGGGTGGACTTCGCCACCGTGGGCCTGCACCTCCCGGTGTTTATGCTGTGGCTGTGCTCGTCCTTCACCCTCATTGCCACCTACTATTCCCCGTACCATCTCATCACGATGTCGCTGAGTATCATCGTGTCGATTATTCTGGTCGCCATCGCGGCCAGCGCAAAAATCAGCGTCGGCAACCGCCTATCTCTGGCGGTTGCCGGCAAACTGTCCAACACGGATGCCAGCGCGCGCCTCGAATCCTCGTTTAATCATGAGGGCGGGGAACAGCATCATTCCCGGCTCAGCCATGTGGCTGTGTCCGTGCTTACCGTGTTGTATATTCCGTTGTTGGCCAGCTGCGTCATCATCTCACTGACTTTTAATGGGCATCCGATTGCACACGCCATCATGCTGGTGTTCCTACCCGCCCTATCCGATACGGGCGGTTTGTTTGCCGGTGCCTGGCTCGGCAAACACAAGCTCAGCCCGCGCATCTCGCCGAAGAAGTCCGTTGAGGGCCTTGTCGGCTCGATGCTCTTCGCCATGGCTGGCGCATTTGCCGTATTCGCATGCACGTATGATGCCTCGAAATGGGCCACTCGTTGGTGGGTGCCGATCGTGGCGGGTATTCTCATCGGTGCCGTGGGCACGTTCGGTGATTTGTGTGCTTCCATGCTCAAGCGCGATATCGGTATCAAAGACATGGGCCATCTGCTCAAGGGGCACGGCGGTGTGATGGATCGTGTGGATTCCATTTTGATGAGTGCACCGTTCACCTGCGCCTTGCTGTGGATCACCGGACTGTGA